The proteins below come from a single Rhodohalobacter sp. SW132 genomic window:
- a CDS encoding class I SAM-dependent methyltransferase — MADSSDKNIQKTVGHYDRLSKKYDKGYSAYLKHTHDKFMDRLNFSPGDHILDISGGTGILAEQILLKFPDVKITLNDPSDGMLQIAKKRLKKFNHVAFTSHPAEKLPFEKNRFDHITCLNSFHYYTDQHLVTESMRTVLKPEGTVKILDWNREGWFHLPNKIISLLSPENINTRSLSELKTLLTGSGFDISSEAHWSFRFWKFFYVEATYRGSPIRHVNSNSNS, encoded by the coding sequence ATGGCTGACTCATCAGATAAAAACATTCAAAAAACGGTAGGTCATTATGATCGGTTATCAAAAAAATATGATAAAGGCTATTCTGCCTACCTGAAGCATACGCATGATAAATTTATGGATCGGCTGAATTTTAGTCCGGGTGATCATATTCTGGACATAAGTGGCGGAACAGGAATACTTGCAGAACAAATACTCCTGAAATTTCCAGATGTGAAAATTACTCTGAATGATCCGTCAGATGGAATGCTGCAGATTGCAAAAAAAAGGCTGAAGAAGTTTAACCATGTTGCATTTACCAGTCACCCGGCTGAAAAATTACCCTTTGAAAAGAACCGTTTTGATCACATCACCTGCCTGAATTCCTTTCATTATTATACAGATCAGCACCTTGTAACAGAATCGATGCGAACCGTCCTAAAGCCTGAAGGCACAGTAAAAATCCTCGATTGGAACCGGGAAGGGTGGTTCCATCTGCCAAACAAGATTATTTCCCTGCTTTCGCCGGAAAACATCAATACCCGGTCGCTGTCTGAATTGAAAACGTTGCTTACGGGGAGTGGTTTTGACATCAGCTCAGAAGCACACTGGTCGTTCCGCTTCTGGAAATTCTTTTACGTTGAGGCCACGTACCGCGGATCGCCGATCCGCCACGTAAACTCAAACTCGAACTCGTGA
- a CDS encoding PAS domain S-box protein — translation MGKENPYLSIFQSLPQPAVLIRANSPDFEIADANEAFIQLSGKSREELIGHRHFDIFPDNPADDEYNSAENLKKLLDEVIRTGEPNSVSIQRYDLFDKESGTFQKNYYHPHHTPIFDEENNVEFILQTVREISGQTQQDMRKNEARFRALVERGNDVLFILSPEGKPSYVSPTVEKILGYTQKEALGLDMMNSIHPDDMQHVGEELQLCMEHPGKPIEVTPARMKHKDGSWRWFTGTITNMLHDPDINGIVDNFREITEQVAIKQRLNQTEELYQSLIQTLDGISWEADAETFLFSYVSPQSKEILGYSPEEWLADPEFWQNHIHPNEVDHVVSYCKSESKEGRNHDFEYRMRSASGEYVWLKDVVTVIHEDGKPSKLRGIMIDITDRKREELAKLAEREKYRSIFENSLVAFFVSRPDGTILEANPMACTLFGYTVDEFREIGRQGFIDPKSPGLKDKLEERDAKGRTKGELYGIHKNGTRIPCEFSSVVFQDNSGDILNTVMMVDISDRKYFEESMLSANEKLKNTVDRYEIVSRATSDTIWDFELSGDQMIYNDNIHSMFGYDMAEVSNMASWWRDKIHPDDLIHVSQQLRSAIAYRKNRFQMEYRFRTADGSFKHIYDRAFLIKDDEGEPQRMIGAMQDVTSRVKEQEQLKLMESVITNTNESVVITEAEPNDLPGRKVLYVNQAFTEMTGYPEDEVVGSTLGFLNGPKTDQLKIEELRESMRRYETSDIEIINYRKNGDPFWLFSSSVPVQDRDGKYTHWVFIGRDISEQKIQEKNILDSLKEKETLLAEVHHRVKNNLAVVSSLMEIQAMNSSDPELNNQLMSNVMRIKSIAAIHEQLYKSNSFSRLRFAEGLERLVNSIVNTMQFDVDISLIFQLEEVELSINQGLPCSLIVNEIITNILKHGYKGRKTGKITIILQKNGDNVTLQIEDDGIGLPENFDRIDGGSMGLQLIDLLTEQLKGKKTYSSSSEGTLFTLKFSITDAKGSGSSFIR, via the coding sequence ATGGGAAAAGAAAATCCTTATCTCTCAATATTTCAATCGTTGCCCCAGCCGGCAGTTCTTATCCGTGCGAACAGTCCGGATTTTGAAATAGCGGATGCGAACGAGGCGTTTATCCAACTTTCAGGCAAAAGCCGCGAAGAATTGATCGGGCACCGTCACTTTGACATCTTCCCGGATAATCCGGCTGATGATGAATATAACAGTGCAGAAAATCTCAAAAAACTTCTGGATGAGGTAATCCGGACCGGTGAGCCTAATTCAGTATCGATACAGCGCTACGATCTTTTTGATAAAGAGAGCGGGACCTTCCAAAAGAACTATTATCATCCACATCATACACCGATTTTTGATGAAGAAAACAACGTAGAATTTATTCTGCAAACCGTTCGGGAGATATCCGGACAGACCCAGCAGGATATGCGAAAAAATGAAGCCCGGTTTCGTGCTCTTGTGGAACGCGGAAACGATGTGCTCTTTATTCTTTCGCCGGAAGGAAAACCCAGCTACGTTTCCCCCACAGTAGAAAAAATTCTCGGGTACACGCAGAAGGAGGCGCTCGGCCTCGATATGATGAATTCGATTCATCCAGATGACATGCAGCACGTTGGTGAGGAACTGCAACTATGTATGGAGCATCCCGGCAAACCGATTGAGGTAACTCCCGCCCGAATGAAACACAAAGATGGCAGCTGGCGCTGGTTTACCGGAACCATCACCAATATGCTGCACGATCCCGATATTAACGGGATTGTGGACAATTTCAGGGAAATCACCGAACAAGTTGCGATAAAACAGAGGCTTAACCAGACGGAAGAGCTGTATCAATCGCTTATTCAAACCCTGGACGGAATTTCTTGGGAAGCAGATGCCGAAACCTTTCTCTTCAGCTATGTGAGCCCGCAATCAAAAGAAATTCTTGGTTATTCGCCCGAAGAGTGGCTTGCAGATCCGGAGTTCTGGCAAAATCATATTCATCCCAATGAAGTGGATCATGTGGTGTCGTATTGTAAAAGCGAGTCCAAGGAGGGGAGAAACCACGATTTTGAATACAGGATGAGGTCAGCCTCAGGGGAATATGTTTGGCTGAAAGATGTAGTGACCGTGATTCACGAAGACGGTAAACCGTCGAAATTGCGCGGAATTATGATCGATATAACCGATCGAAAGCGAGAAGAGCTGGCAAAACTTGCAGAGCGGGAAAAATATCGTTCGATCTTTGAAAATTCACTGGTAGCATTTTTCGTTTCACGTCCGGATGGTACCATACTGGAGGCAAATCCAATGGCGTGTACTCTGTTTGGATATACGGTTGATGAATTTCGGGAAATTGGCCGGCAGGGGTTTATCGATCCGAAAAGTCCGGGGCTGAAAGATAAGCTTGAAGAGAGAGATGCTAAGGGCCGTACGAAAGGGGAGTTGTATGGTATCCATAAAAACGGTACGCGTATTCCCTGCGAATTTTCATCTGTCGTTTTCCAGGATAACAGCGGTGATATTTTGAACACCGTAATGATGGTAGATATATCCGACCGTAAATACTTTGAAGAGAGTATGCTCTCGGCAAACGAAAAGCTCAAAAATACGGTCGACCGCTATGAAATTGTATCACGTGCAACCAGTGATACCATCTGGGATTTTGAGCTTTCAGGTGATCAGATGATCTACAATGATAATATCCATTCGATGTTCGGGTATGATATGGCCGAAGTAAGCAATATGGCCTCCTGGTGGCGGGATAAAATTCATCCGGATGATTTAATTCACGTCAGTCAGCAGCTGCGCAGCGCCATCGCCTATCGAAAAAACAGATTCCAGATGGAATACCGGTTTCGCACGGCTGATGGAAGTTTTAAACATATCTACGACCGTGCATTTCTGATTAAAGATGATGAAGGCGAACCGCAGCGGATGATCGGCGCGATGCAGGATGTAACTAGCAGAGTGAAAGAACAGGAACAGCTTAAACTGATGGAATCGGTGATTACCAACACCAATGAGTCTGTTGTGATTACGGAAGCGGAGCCCAATGATCTGCCCGGCCGCAAAGTATTGTATGTTAACCAGGCGTTTACAGAAATGACCGGCTATCCTGAGGATGAAGTTGTGGGCAGCACACTCGGATTTTTGAATGGCCCGAAGACGGATCAGCTAAAAATTGAGGAGCTTCGGGAGTCAATGAGACGGTATGAAACATCAGATATCGAAATTATAAACTATAGAAAAAATGGGGACCCGTTCTGGCTGTTCTCATCCAGTGTACCGGTACAGGATCGGGATGGAAAATATACACACTGGGTATTTATTGGAAGAGACATCAGCGAACAGAAAATACAGGAGAAAAATATTCTTGACTCACTCAAAGAGAAAGAAACTCTACTGGCGGAAGTTCATCACAGGGTGAAAAATAACCTGGCAGTTGTCTCAAGCCTGATGGAAATCCAGGCGATGAACAGCAGTGACCCGGAACTGAATAATCAGCTCATGAGTAATGTGATGCGGATCAAATCGATCGCCGCAATTCATGAACAGCTCTACAAATCGAACAGTTTTTCCCGGCTAAGGTTTGCCGAAGGATTAGAGCGGCTGGTAAACAGTATTGTAAATACCATGCAGTTTGATGTGGATATCTCACTGATATTTCAACTGGAAGAGGTGGAACTGAGTATTAACCAGGGATTACCGTGTTCGCTGATTGTGAATGAAATTATCACAAATATTTTAAAACATGGGTATAAAGGCCGTAAAACCGGTAAAATTACGATTATACTCCAAAAAAACGGCGATAATGTGACTTTACAGATAGAGGACGATGGTATCGGACTTCCGGAAAACTTTGATCGAATCGATGGCGGCTCGATGGGGCTTCAGCTGATTGACCTGCTTACCGAACAACTTAAAGGTAAAAAAACGTACTCATCAAGCAGTGAAGGCACACTCTTTACACTGAAATTTTCGATTACGGACGCCAAAGGAAGCGGAAGTTCTTTTATTCGATAA
- a CDS encoding DNA-3-methyladenine glycosylase gives MSSWTLKSTPPHDWFICLDIDPYFDHEHEPVKIFEEGFTRPLPLKERDVVVTIFFNGDPENPEFHIESPEDLSKEEVSQANETLARILGTGLDLRPLYEKAENDPVLGPKLTEYYGLKRMSRGTLLEDIIYRIVQMQLSHKPTAKKMAFKMREAYGTHLTHNDKTLPAWPRPFQLAKADPAQIRKMGPTLRKGEYLVGLAQDILAGEVSMEWLDKEASPQEFFDTISKVRGVGPTSAQDLMLFRERTDAVFPSNIKKGEEKGLRKWIIMSYGGDPANTSEKQFREMISTWKGYEAAAIEFLFVDYMIGRKKRSS, from the coding sequence ATGTCATCCTGGACCCTGAAATCCACACCGCCGCACGACTGGTTTATCTGCCTCGATATCGATCCCTATTTTGATCACGAGCATGAGCCGGTGAAGATTTTTGAAGAGGGATTTACCCGCCCGCTGCCGCTGAAAGAGCGTGATGTGGTAGTGACCATCTTTTTTAACGGTGATCCTGAAAACCCGGAGTTCCATATTGAATCGCCGGAAGATCTGTCGAAAGAGGAGGTTTCACAGGCAAACGAAACGCTGGCCCGAATTTTAGGCACCGGTCTGGATCTGCGTCCGCTTTATGAAAAGGCTGAAAATGACCCTGTACTCGGACCAAAACTGACGGAGTATTACGGATTGAAACGGATGTCGCGCGGAACACTGCTGGAAGATATTATCTACCGCATTGTGCAGATGCAGCTCTCTCACAAACCCACAGCCAAAAAGATGGCGTTTAAAATGCGCGAAGCGTACGGCACACACCTGACCCACAACGACAAAACCCTTCCCGCCTGGCCGCGCCCGTTTCAGCTGGCCAAAGCCGATCCCGCACAGATTCGTAAAATGGGTCCTACGCTGCGAAAAGGCGAATACCTTGTGGGCCTTGCACAGGATATTCTCGCCGGCGAAGTGAGTATGGAGTGGCTTGATAAAGAGGCGAGCCCACAGGAGTTTTTCGATACCATCTCGAAAGTCAGAGGCGTGGGCCCCACCTCAGCCCAGGACCTGATGCTCTTCCGCGAACGGACCGATGCCGTGTTTCCGAGCAACATCAAAAAAGGCGAAGAGAAAGGCCTTCGCAAATGGATCATCATGAGCTACGGCGGTGATCCGGCTAATACATCAGAAAAACAGTTCCGGGAGATGATTTCAACCTGGAAAGGTTACGAAGCTGCCGCTATTGAATTTCTATTTGTGGATTATATGATTGGGCGGAAGAAGAGGAGTAGTTAA
- a CDS encoding Na+/H+ antiporter NhaC family protein: MNEQSGYISRTFGDPKTRRKIYFGGFLALVIAGIYFAGDFPQRDDHYGIWSIMPPLVAIVLAFWTREVVSALFIGICLGGVIAGNVNVVEAFLIPSIGTESFAMILLVYLWALGGLIGIWTRTGGAEKFAAWASNLIVSGPKSAKFFTWMMGLIFHQGGTISTVLTGATVRPVADKHNVSHEELAYMVDSTASPAATIIPFNVWPFYVGGLVIGTLPLFETQLDGVAFFISAILFNFYAIFAILITLFFAWEWLPWVPGKKMRAAMKRSRETGKLDRDGATPMAADELTQNKVPKDYNPGLIDFFGPIGTLLGVAIIPYVYTYVILGQTDSPTLLIAEAFVLAVLAGLGIAIAKGMRLQEAIDGFIDGCKGVTIGAIILALAVSLKEVADAVGTAAYVVDLVGDVVAPMALPGILMVLCMIIAFSTGTSWGTYAVVFPVAVPLAWAVVPDPFFLTLCFSATIGGAVFGDQCSPISDTTILSSLATGCDLMDHVTTQFPLAILAGVLAMISYALMVIVFV, from the coding sequence ATGAACGAACAGTCCGGCTACATCTCCAGAACTTTCGGTGATCCCAAAACCCGCAGAAAAATTTACTTTGGCGGATTTTTAGCTCTCGTGATTGCGGGAATCTACTTTGCCGGAGATTTTCCCCAGCGGGATGATCACTACGGCATCTGGAGTATCATGCCTCCGCTGGTGGCCATTGTGCTTGCATTCTGGACGCGAGAGGTGGTGAGTGCACTCTTTATCGGGATTTGTCTGGGCGGAGTGATTGCCGGCAACGTTAATGTGGTAGAAGCTTTTTTGATCCCCTCGATCGGAACCGAAAGTTTTGCGATGATTTTGCTGGTCTACCTCTGGGCACTCGGCGGGTTGATCGGGATATGGACCCGAACAGGTGGTGCTGAGAAGTTTGCAGCATGGGCCAGTAACCTGATTGTAAGCGGACCGAAATCAGCGAAATTTTTTACCTGGATGATGGGGCTAATCTTTCACCAGGGCGGCACCATCAGTACCGTGCTGACCGGCGCTACCGTTCGCCCGGTTGCAGACAAACACAATGTTTCTCACGAAGAGCTGGCCTACATGGTTGACTCCACGGCGTCACCGGCTGCTACGATTATCCCGTTTAACGTATGGCCTTTTTATGTGGGCGGGCTGGTGATCGGCACACTGCCGCTTTTTGAAACGCAACTTGATGGCGTTGCTTTTTTCATTTCCGCCATCCTGTTCAATTTTTACGCGATCTTCGCCATTCTCATCACGCTCTTTTTTGCGTGGGAATGGCTTCCCTGGGTGCCGGGCAAAAAAATGCGGGCAGCCATGAAACGTTCCCGCGAGACCGGTAAGCTCGACCGCGATGGCGCGACACCGATGGCAGCCGACGAGCTGACACAGAACAAAGTGCCAAAAGACTACAATCCCGGGCTCATCGATTTCTTCGGGCCGATCGGCACGCTGCTTGGCGTAGCCATCATCCCGTATGTTTATACCTATGTTATTCTTGGACAGACAGATAGCCCCACACTGCTAATCGCTGAAGCATTTGTTCTTGCCGTTCTTGCAGGGCTGGGAATTGCCATAGCCAAGGGAATGAGGCTCCAGGAGGCGATCGACGGGTTTATTGACGGCTGTAAAGGAGTTACCATCGGGGCGATTATACTGGCTCTTGCCGTATCGCTGAAAGAGGTAGCCGATGCGGTGGGGACGGCCGCTTACGTGGTAGATCTTGTAGGTGATGTGGTAGCTCCGATGGCGCTGCCAGGTATTTTGATGGTTTTATGTATGATTATAGCATTCTCCACCGGGACTTCCTGGGGGACGTACGCCGTGGTCTTTCCCGTAGCTGTTCCGCTGGCCTGGGCCGTGGTTCCCGATCCGTTTTTCCTTACACTCTGCTTCTCAGCCACAATTGGTGGCGCTGTTTTTGGGGATCAGTGCTCGCCCATTTCCGATACCACCATCCTCAGCTCCCTGGCCACCGGCTGCGACCTGATGGATCACGTCACCACCCAGTTTCCCCTTGCCATCCTGGCCGGAGTTCTGGCGATGATCAGTTATGCTTTAATGGTAATTGTTTTTGTATAG